Within Thermodesulfobacteriota bacterium, the genomic segment TCTCCTTTACGGACATACCTGCCGCATCCTCTATGAGGTCGTCGGTATCGACAAATTCGAGCGCCAGCCTCTCCGCCAGCCGCCTGCCGACCGAACTCTTGCCCGTACCCATAAAACCTGTGAGCACCACGTTCATTCCCTGCTCAAAAACTTCTTATCTGCTTCAAGTAGCCCCTGTGGTTCCTCTTTATCTCTTTCATCGAATCCCCGCCGAACTTCTCGATGAAACTCCGGGCCACCTCGAAGGCCACGACCGCCTCCCCTATGACCGCAGCGGCCGGCACGGCACACACGTCCGACCTCTCGATGGTGGCCTTGAAAGCCTTCTTGGTCTTTATGTCGACCGACCTCAAGGGCTTGTAGAGGGTGGGGATCGGTTTCATGGCGGCCCTCAAGACCAGCGGCTCGCCGTTGGAGGTCCCTCCCTCTATGCCTCCCGCGTTGTTGGTCTTCCTGTAAAAGCCCTTTCCGGCGTTATAGAATATCTCGTCATGCACCTTTGAGCCGGGGAGCCTGCTTACGGCGAAGCCCGTTCCGACCTCCACCCCCTTTATGGCCTGGATGCTCA encodes:
- the aroC gene encoding chorismate synthase; amino-acid sequence: IEVVSWVVEIGGERWSPGRGGGNPETLFKRAERSDVRCPSAAASARMKRKIDLARKRGDSLGGTFEVVVTGVPPGLGSHTQWDRKLDARLAAALVSIQAIKGVEVGTGFAVSRLPGSKVHDEIFYNAGKGFYRKTNNAGGIEGGTSNGEPLVLRAAMKPIPTLYKPLRSVDIKTKKAFKATIERSDVCAVPAAAVIGEAVVAFEVARSFIEKFGGDSMKEIKRNHRGYLKQIRSF